A single region of the Sciurus carolinensis chromosome 14, mSciCar1.2, whole genome shotgun sequence genome encodes:
- the LOC124964772 gene encoding collagen alpha-5(IV) chain-like, with the protein MTPNQIWPLLLPASPWLVGSLPGDRDLETRVQSLGHCQAHKNGEKPGLHALPLLPRQAPCRTARGGPLLRRPGRTAHPHTPLPGSSSRTGGGRGGEASPGSRGSGQVADGGGSHGQKCLRQERRPGSQRRPAIEGTRAEPQLGKPGARRRAAEGAPRGQAERGGVPGLPRRRGRAGPLDPAAQTPPGPRGPHGRQRRQLSRPTPDFRFPSPPLREVPSEGGGSAPARDPAAAPDPGRTPHPAHPEPDSRCLTQRSPSARNSAPARPPPPPPTARPAQPRARLMD; encoded by the exons ATGACACCAAATCAGATATGG CCCCTTCTGCTACCAGCCAGCCCTTGGCTCGTGGGCAGCCTGCCAGGAGACCGGGACTTGGAGACACGAGTCCAGAGTCTAGGCCACTGTCAGGCACACAAAAACGGAGAGAAGCCAGGCCTCCATGCTCTCCCACTGCTTCCCAGGCAGGCGCCCTGCAGGACTGCACGGGGCGGCCCGCTGCTCCGCCGGCCCGGGCGCACCGCACACCCCCACACGCCTCTCCCGGGAAGCAGCTCAAGGACTGGCGGCGGGCGGGGCGGCGAGGCCTCGCCAGGAAGCCGAGGCTCGGGGCAGGTGGCGGACGGAGGGGGCTCCCATGGGCAGAAGTGCCTGCGTCAGGAAAGGCGGCCGGGGTCGCAGCGACGCCCGGCAATCGAGGGGACCCGCGCTGAACCACAGCTGGGAAAGCCCGGGGCCAGGCGGCGGGCTGCCGAGGGGGCCCCGCGGGGCCAGGCTGAGCGCGGCGGCGTCCCGGGGCTACCGCGGAGGCGGGGGCGGGCAGGACCCCTGGACCCCGCGGCCCAGACACCCCCGGGCCCGCGCGGTCCGCACGGCCGCCAGCGTCGCCAACTTTCCCGCCCCACCCCCGACTTTCGGTTTCCGTCTCCGCCGCTCCGAGAAGTCCCCTCAGAAGGCGGCGGCTCCGCGCCCGCCCGCGACCCAGCCGCCGCCCCTGACCCCGGCCGGACCCCGCACCCGGCCCACCCCGAACCGGACTCGCGCTGCCTCACCCAACGGTCTCCGAGCGCCCGGAACTCGGCGCCCGCGCGGCCACCGCCCCCACCGCCGACGGCCCGCCCCGCTCAGCCCCGAGCCCGCCTGATGGACTAA